A genome region from Streptomyces sp. NBC_01296 includes the following:
- a CDS encoding type III polyketide synthase — protein sequence MTRVLAVSSVFPPHRYRQSEIAAALARFLPPGADTALLHRLHASVGVGSRHLALPLERYGPSNDFGGTNALFVETAEELGARAIETVLAAGHLTAREIDLVMSTTVTGLATPSLEARLAARTGLRPDVKRLPLFGLGCAAGAAGLGHLHDYLAGRPDHAALLLSTELCSLTLQPSDASVANLVAGALFGDGAGALLAVGRGHPLHGTRPGPSVVAARSRLYPGTEGLLGWDIGHWGFRMVLGRELPALVRLHVAEEIETFLAGHDLKPPDVDAWIVHPGGPKVLDVLADALALPDSAFAASRRSLAEVGNLSSASVLHVLNAVQAAGPPAPGSVGLMIAFGPGFASELVLLRW from the coding sequence ATGACGCGTGTCCTGGCAGTGAGCAGTGTTTTCCCGCCCCACCGCTATCGCCAGTCCGAGATCGCGGCGGCGCTCGCCCGTTTCCTGCCTCCGGGGGCCGACACCGCCCTGCTCCACCGGCTGCACGCCTCGGTGGGCGTCGGCTCCCGCCACCTCGCGCTCCCGCTGGAGCGCTACGGTCCGTCGAACGACTTCGGCGGGACGAACGCCCTCTTCGTGGAGACGGCCGAGGAGCTCGGAGCCCGCGCCATCGAAACCGTCCTGGCCGCGGGCCATCTGACGGCGCGCGAGATCGACCTGGTCATGTCGACCACGGTGACCGGGCTCGCGACGCCCTCGCTGGAGGCCCGCCTCGCGGCCCGCACCGGTCTGCGCCCCGACGTGAAACGGCTGCCGCTCTTCGGCCTCGGCTGCGCGGCCGGCGCCGCCGGACTCGGCCACCTCCACGACTACCTGGCGGGCCGCCCGGACCACGCGGCCCTGCTGCTGTCCACCGAGCTCTGCTCCCTCACCCTGCAGCCCTCGGACGCCTCGGTGGCGAACCTGGTGGCCGGCGCCCTCTTCGGCGACGGGGCCGGGGCGCTGCTCGCCGTGGGCCGCGGCCATCCGCTGCACGGCACCAGGCCGGGGCCTTCGGTGGTGGCCGCCCGCAGCCGCCTGTACCCCGGCACCGAGGGGCTCCTCGGCTGGGACATCGGCCACTGGGGTTTCCGGATGGTGCTCGGCCGTGAACTGCCCGCCCTGGTCAGGCTGCACGTGGCCGAGGAGATCGAGACGTTCCTCGCCGGGCACGACCTCAAGCCGCCGGACGTCGACGCGTGGATCGTCCACCCCGGCGGGCCGAAGGTCCTCGACGTGCTGGCGGACGCGCTGGCGCTGCCGGATTCCGCCTTCGCGGCGAGCCGGCGCTCGCTGGCGGAGGTGGGCAACCTCTCCTCCGCCTCCGTCCTGCACGTCCTGAACGCGGTCCAGGCCGCCGGGCCGCCCGCACCGGGCTCGGTCGGGCTGATGATCGCCTTCGGACCGGGCTTCGCCTCCGAACTCGTCCTCCTGCGCTGGTGA
- a CDS encoding isoprenylcysteine carboxyl methyltransferase family protein encodes MDLYLLLMALVVAERLAELAVARRGTRWSLSRGAIEYGRGHYPAMVALHTALLAGCVVEPLVADRPFLPALGWPALALVLAAQGLRWWCISTLGPRWNTRVLVVPGLPLVAAGPYRLLRHPNYIAVVVEGAALPLVHTAWMTAAGFTVLNLLLLGVRIRCEEDALAHAAPVYRSAVPAEGRAR; translated from the coding sequence ATGGACCTGTACCTGCTGCTCATGGCCCTCGTCGTGGCCGAGCGGCTCGCCGAACTCGCCGTCGCCCGCCGGGGCACGCGCTGGAGCCTGTCCCGCGGCGCCATCGAGTACGGCCGCGGCCACTACCCCGCCATGGTCGCCCTGCACACCGCGCTGCTCGCCGGCTGTGTGGTGGAGCCGCTCGTCGCCGACCGCCCGTTCCTGCCCGCGCTGGGCTGGCCCGCACTCGCCCTCGTACTGGCGGCCCAGGGCCTGCGCTGGTGGTGCATCAGCACCCTCGGCCCGCGGTGGAACACCCGGGTGCTGGTGGTCCCGGGGCTGCCGCTGGTGGCGGCGGGGCCGTACCGGCTGCTGCGCCACCCGAACTACATCGCGGTCGTCGTGGAGGGTGCGGCGCTGCCGCTGGTGCACACCGCCTGGATGACGGCGGCCGGCTTCACCGTACTGAACCTCCTGCTGCTCGGCGTACGCATCCGCTGCGAGGAGGACGCACTGGCCCATGCCGCGCCGGTCTACCGCAGTGCCGTACCGGCGGAGGGCAGGGCCCGGTGA
- a CDS encoding NAD(P)/FAD-dependent oxidoreductase: MIDLLVAGGGPAGLATAIHGALAGMEVVVLEPRPTPIDKACGEGLMPGAVRRLQELGVRVPGSPFRGIRYLDGVSGLHAEGLFRTGPGLGTRRTVLQAALAERADRLGVRVLARRVGEVRQDEDRVGAAGLTARHLVAADGLHSPVRRGLGLAAPPAPGRPPRYGLRRHYAVEPWSDLVEVHWSAHCEAYVTPLGPGRVGVAVLTTERAPFDVQLARFPLLCERLAGCSGSAVRGAGPLRQQARVRVAGRVLFVGDAAGYVDALTGEGLTLAVTAAGALVRCVREGRPQAYERAWRELSRSYRTLTASLLWARQQPRLAGRIVPLAARLPRVFTHGVNLLA, encoded by the coding sequence GTGATCGACCTGCTCGTCGCCGGCGGCGGCCCGGCCGGGCTGGCCACGGCCATCCACGGGGCGCTGGCCGGGATGGAGGTCGTGGTCCTGGAGCCGCGCCCCACCCCGATCGACAAGGCCTGCGGCGAGGGCCTGATGCCGGGGGCCGTCCGCCGGCTCCAGGAGCTCGGCGTCCGTGTTCCGGGCAGCCCGTTCCGCGGCATCCGCTACCTGGACGGGGTGAGCGGCCTGCACGCCGAGGGGCTGTTCCGCACCGGGCCGGGTCTCGGCACCCGCCGTACCGTCCTCCAGGCGGCGCTGGCCGAACGCGCCGACCGGCTGGGCGTACGGGTGCTCGCGCGGCGCGTCGGCGAGGTCCGCCAGGACGAGGACCGGGTCGGTGCGGCCGGCCTGACGGCCCGGCACCTCGTGGCGGCGGACGGCCTGCACTCCCCCGTCCGGCGCGGTCTGGGCCTCGCGGCGCCGCCCGCCCCCGGCCGGCCGCCCCGCTACGGGCTGCGCCGCCACTACGCCGTGGAGCCCTGGAGCGACCTGGTCGAGGTCCACTGGTCGGCGCACTGCGAGGCGTACGTGACCCCTCTGGGGCCCGGCCGGGTCGGCGTGGCGGTCCTCACCACCGAACGCGCCCCCTTCGACGTACAACTGGCCCGGTTCCCGCTGCTGTGCGAGCGGCTGGCCGGGTGTTCCGGTTCGGCGGTGCGCGGCGCCGGGCCGCTGCGCCAGCAGGCCCGGGTACGGGTCGCGGGGCGGGTGCTGTTCGTCGGGGACGCCGCCGGGTACGTGGACGCGCTGACCGGCGAGGGGCTCACCCTGGCCGTGACCGCCGCGGGCGCTCTCGTCCGCTGCGTACGGGAGGGGCGGCCGCAGGCGTACGAGCGGGCCTGGCGGGAGCTGTCGCGCAGCTACCGCACGCTCACCGCGTCCTTGCTCTGGGCACGCCAACAGCCCCGGCTCGCGGGGCGGATCGTCCCGTTGGCGGCCCGGCTGCCGAGGGTCTTCACGCACGGGGTCAACCTGCTCGCGTAG